The genomic region GAAGCACCTCTCCGACGTCCTGGCCGTCTTGCCCGATAGTGCGCGCGTTCTGCACGCTCCGCGAGCCAGCCTCACCCTCGTGCGCGACGGCGAACTCCACCTCGTCGGCACCTTCGGCTTCCCCGAAACAACACTTGACGCGTTTCGTGTGCTGCCTGAAGACGCTGACGTGCCCGTCCGGGAGGTACTGCGGACGGGTGAACCGCTGGTGTTGCCGTACGAAGCGTTCGCCGCACGCTACCCGCACCTCGCATCCCTCCAGCACTCACCATCGCAAACGCTGGCGTTCATTCCTCTCCGGGCGGACGGACGGACCCTCGGGGTCCTCACCCTCGGCTTCCTCGAGCATCACGACATTACCGAAGCGGAACGGACGTTCCTCCTTACTCTCGCCAGCAGCCTCGCCAGCACCCTC from Deinococcus malanensis harbors:
- a CDS encoding GAF domain-containing protein, whose amino-acid sequence is PTFHEEHLAYMVSTLHDIHASKDTEARLTVLRLITTRLSDAKHLSDVLAVLPDSARVLHAPRASLTLVRDGELHLVGTFGFPETTLDAFRVLPEDADVPVREVLRTGEPLVLPYEAFAARYPHLASLQHSPSQTLAFIPLRADGRTLGVLTLGFLEHHDITEAERTFLLTLASSLASTL